From Mucilaginibacter gotjawali:
CCACTACGTGGCAAAACCTCCTCTCTTGTTGTTTTTCTACAAACGTTTTGCCCCTATGAGGCACAAGGAAAACAAAAATTCCCCCTTTAGGGGGTTAGGGGCTACAAGTGCGTATTACTCCTGAACAGCTTTATCGCGATAGCCAATAAAATTATCCCGAAGGCTTTCCTCAAGATATTTAACCCGGTCTTCCCCAACAGCCTTTCCAGCAATTGCACATTTTTTAGCACGAGATAGACAAACAGGGTGTTAACCACTATCCCTACTAAAATATTTGATGTTTGATATTGTGTTTTTAATGATAACAGGGTAGTCATGGTACCTGCCCCGGCGATGAGCGGGAATGCTAATGGCACAATTGATGCTGATGAGGCGACTTCGTCCTTAAAAAATCTAACGCCAAGAATCATCTCCATGGCGATGATAAAGATCACGAGCGATCCCGCGATAGCGAAGGAAGAAACATCAAGGCCGATAATACTAAGCAGCTCCTCCCCGCCAAATAAAAAGCCAACCATCAGCACCAAAACCGCGATGCTTGCCTTTTCGCTTTGGATGTGACCTACCCGCTGCCGCATTTCGATAATGATGGGGATAGCACCCAGGATATCAATGATAGCAAAAAGGATCATCGTTACCGAGAGGATCTCCCTGAAAATTAGTGGATGCATAGCTAATTAAAAACACGAATTTCCACGATTTTTTTGAATTACACTAATTAGCGCAAATTATATCTAATCTCGCGAATTTGTATATGCTCTCCGCGAACTCGCGTTCCTAACACTTTTCCCAAAAGAATTCGTGTAATTTGAAAAAATTCGTGACTATTCGTATTATTTAAATTCGTGTTTATTCGTGCATTATGATTTTGACTTTAACCGGAAACAAAGCAAAGTTGCAACTAAAATATAGAAAGACGATAAAATGAATACGCTATGTACCGAAAAAGCCGCCGCTACCCCCGCCGTAAGCGGCCCCAGCGTTTGCCCGACTGAGGCGTATGACTGGTTGATGCCCAATATTTTGCCTTGTTCGGCATGGTCGATATTGTCGGCAATAATGGCATTGAGCATAGGGTTACGCAGGCCATTAAACAATCCGTAAACACAAAGACAAATTGCAAAAGGAACCAAAACGGTGAGGAAGCCGGATATGAACATCGCCGCAAAACACAACGCGCTTGACAATAACAGTATAGTGATTTTTGACGGGAAGATCTTTGTAAAAAGCGGAACGCCCAGCTGCGCAATGATCCCGCAAACGCCAAACGAGGCCAGGAAAATGCCCATTGTTGCAGGCGTGATCTTCAAAATATCCACACTAAACGTTTGGAAACCGATGATCATGGTAAACTGTGCCATGGTAAGCATAAAGCCGGTAAAAATAGCCGTACCGATAATCGGGCGTTTTAACGTGGTGATGAGTGAAGCAAACTTAAATTTACTATTGAAGGTTAGCCGTGTTTTTTTATCTGTAAGATTTGTTTCTTTTAGTAGAAACAGGGTGCACAATGTACCAATCAACGAAATGCCCGCAGCAAAAAAAAATGGCGCCTGCGGGCTGATCTTGTTGAACAAACCGCCGATCAACGGGCCGACCACAAAACCAAACGCAAAGGCAGAACTAAGAATACCGAAACGTTTTGCGCGGTTCTGTGGTGTGGCTGTATCAGCCACCATGGCCTGTGCTACCGAAATATTGCCGCCGGTCAGGCCGTCAAGTATCCGGGCGGCAAACAGCAACCATAAGGCATTGGCTTCGGCAAACAACAAAAAGGAAAAACAGGTGCCGGCAAGGCTAATGGCCAGGATAGGTTTTCTGCCCCATTTATCAGACAAGGAACCTAAAACCGGTGTGGCAAAAAATTGAGCGATAGAAAAAGAAGCTGTCAGAACGCCTAATGTGGTACCTGTGAGGCCGAATGTTTTACCATAGGCATACATCACCGGGACGATAATGCCGAAGCCCAGCGAATTGATAACGCATACTAATACTAAAACCCAAAGGTTTTTATCGGTTTTCATGTGCCAGGTTTACGGAAAAAAATTCAAGTCAACAAAAAAGGTTCTGACGACGCAGAACCTTTTTTGTTACAAATATTTATAGTGTCCAAGGATAGTATTACTTTTTCTCAAAATCGGTAGCCGTAGGCAATATGTCGCCTGCTGTGCCAAGTTTGCTATTTTTCCTGCTATATGCAAAATAAATGATGAGGCCGAATACCATCCAGGCAAGGGCGCTTAACTGGGTTCTGCCCGGTAAGCTGATGATCATCCCTGCGCATATCAATATACCTAATATAGGCACCAGCGGCACAAAAGGCGTTTTGAATGGTCTTACCAGGTTTGGATCTTTTTTACGCAGGATCATAACACCAACGCAAACTACCACGAATGCAAACAATGTACCGATCGAGGTTAAGTCGCCGGCAACGCTTTCGGGTAAAAATGCGGCAAACAGCCCCACAAAAATAAACAGAATGATATTGCTTTTATATGGAGTGCTGAATTTTGGGTGAAGATCAGAAAACACTTTCGGCAATAAACCGTCTGTCGACATGGTATAAAACACCCTTGACTGACCCAATAGCATCACTAAAATTACAGACGAAAAACCTGCCAGGATAGCAACAGTTACCAAAGTAGAAAGCCATGCATAACCTGCCATGTAATGGCTGATGGCGTATGCCACAGAAGCTTCTTTACCGGCTTTCATAAAATCGGTATAGGGTGCTACACCTGTTAATACCCAGGAGAACACTACATACAGGATGGTACAAATAACCAATGATCCAAGGATCCCGATCGGCATATCTTTTTTTGGATTTTTTGCTTCCTGTGCTGCTGTTGATACAGCATCAAAGCCAATAAATGCAAAAAACACGATACCGGCACCCCTGACAACCCCACCCCAGCCATGCGTAAAGAACGAGGAGAAGGAATACATTGTACCGTCGGGCAATTTTACTGGTTTTGCATCAGCAGGAATCATATAAGGTGTATGATTGGCCGGATTGATAAACTGCCATCCGATAGCGATAAATACCAAAACGATGGCCACTTTTAAAATAACGATAACACTGTTAACTGTTGCTGATTCCTGGGTACCTTTTATTAGTAATGCTGATAGCAGTAATAAGATCAATAAGGCTGGCAGGTTAATAATGCCATGATGCGATACGCCGTTTGTAATGATCGATTCCATAGGCGAATGGCACCATTCGTACGGTATTCGGTGCCCGAGCAGGTTATTTGCATATTCGCTCCAGCTGATGGACACAGTGGCTGCTCCAAGTGCATATTCCAATATTAACGCCCAGCCAATTATCCAGGCTATAATTTCGCCCATAGTAGCATAAGCATAAGTGTAAGCGCTGCCCGCAATTGGGATAATGGATGCGAACTCTGCATAGCACAGACCCGCAAAAGCGCAACCGATGGCTGCGATAATAAAAGAAATGGTTACAGCGGATCCGGCGTTACCACCAGCAGCAGCAGCAGTTCTAACAAAAAGGCCTGCGCCAATTATAGCTCCAATACCAAGGGCAATGAGGTTCCCTGCACCCAGGGTGCGTTTAAGGGTATGCTCACCTTCGTTGGCCGAAGCAAGCAGTTGTTGAATCGATTTTTTTACAAATAGCTTCATGTTTTAATTAATAAGATCAGTTATAATAATATGAGTTCAGTTTCTCCCCAAACGTACTTAAATTTATTGAAAACATAAAGTGCAGAATGTAACAATGGGATGAGTAGGGAATGCTGAATTAAATTGGTTGGCTAAGCCGACATTCTAATGTTAAAATATATGTTTTAATTTTAATTTGCATTAACTTACACGTACCTTTGAAAAAATAAAACACGTGCCATGACTACAAAACTAACATTGACGTTGGAGGGTGACGTAATTCTATCTGCAAAGAAGTATGCCCGGAAAAATGGCAAAAGCTTATCGGGCATTGTTGAAAATTATCTTAAAACAATTGCATCAGCAACAGATACAGATGTAACTTTATCTCCAAAAGTCAGTAGATTAATGGGGGCAATCAAGTTACCGGAAGATTTTGATCATAAAAAAGAACTCGGCAATATTTTAACTCAAAAATACAAATAGTCCATGAAGCATATCTTTATGGATACCAACGTAGTCATCGACTTTTTAGCTGACAGACGGCCTTTTTCATTGCAGGCTGCAAAAATATTCAACCTGGCTGCTACGGGCAAAACACAAATTTATATCTCGGCTGTATCTTACAACAATATTTATTATGTGCTACGGCAATCGTTAACTAACAAAGCTACAATTAAGTTATTAGAAGGCTTAGAAGAGTTGACAGAAGTGGCCGATGTATCACGGGATGTAATCAAAAAATCGTTGAAAACAGATTTTAATGACTACGAAGATGCTATCCAGTATTATTGTGCTTTAAGCATCCCCAAAATCGATTTCATCGTTACGAGAAACACAAAAGATTTCAAAAAAAGTTCGATACCAGTATTAAACCCGGAAGAAGCGTTAGCATTGATGAGTAACGTGTGATTAAAAATAAATACGCTATTGTTAAGCTACGCCAGAAGAGTTATCATTAACTATCGAATATCTTTAAAAGTTTATAGACAAAAAAGGGGCACTTTTCAGTACCCCTTTTTCTTTAGGCTCTTTTATCAACCTTAATCACATGCGTGATCATTGATCGCTGCTGCAATTCTTTTTGAATGCGCGGGCTGTTAACAGCTTCTTTATGTAAGTGAGGTGCAATTACTAACGAAACGATCGACATCAATTTAATCAGGATATTCATTGACGGGCCTGAGGTGTCTTTAAACGGATCGCCTACGGTATCACCGGTTACAGAAGCCTTATGCGGTTCTGATTTTTTGTAGAACATTTCGCCGTTGATCATTACGCCTTTTTCAAATGATTTTTTGGCATTATCCCATGCACCACCGGCATTGCTCTGGAAAATCCCCATTAGCACGCCTGATACCGTTACCCCTGCTAATAAGCCGCCCAAAACTTCGGGGCCGAAAGCAAAACCAATAATGATCGGGGTGATCAAAGCGATCAAACCCGGAGCAACCATTTCGCGGATGGACGCTTTGGTGGAGATGGCTACACATTTTTCGTACTCAGGCTTGCCTGTGTACTCCATAATGCCCGGGATCTCGCGGAACTGGCGCCTTACTTCTTCCACCATCGCCATAGCAGCGCGGCCAACGGCCGAGATACATAATGACGAAAAGATAAAAGGTATCATACCACCTACAAACAATCCGGCTAATACGTCAGCTTTATAAATATCGATATGTTCGATACCTGCAACCCCAACAAAGGCCGCAAATAAAGCCAGTGAGGTTAGTGCTGCCGAAGCAATGGCAAATCCCTTACCTGTTGCAGCAGTGGTGTTACCTACGGCATCCAGGTTATCTGTACGGTGACGAACTTCTTCAGGTAAACGGCTCATCTCGGCAATACCGCCCGCGTTATCGGCAATCGGCCCGAAAGCATCAATGGATA
This genomic window contains:
- a CDS encoding MarC family protein, whose product is MHPLIFREILSVTMILFAIIDILGAIPIIIEMRQRVGHIQSEKASIAVLVLMVGFLFGGEELLSIIGLDVSSFAIAGSLVIFIIAMEMILGVRFFKDEVASSASIVPLAFPLIAGAGTMTTLLSLKTQYQTSNILVGIVVNTLFVYLVLKNVQLLERLLGKTGLNILRKAFGIILLAIAIKLFRSNTHL
- a CDS encoding DUF6364 family protein, which produces MTTKLTLTLEGDVILSAKKYARKNGKSLSGIVENYLKTIASATDTDVTLSPKVSRLMGAIKLPEDFDHKKELGNILTQKYK
- a CDS encoding MFS transporter; its protein translation is MKTDKNLWVLVLVCVINSLGFGIIVPVMYAYGKTFGLTGTTLGVLTASFSIAQFFATPVLGSLSDKWGRKPILAISLAGTCFSFLLFAEANALWLLFAARILDGLTGGNISVAQAMVADTATPQNRAKRFGILSSAFAFGFVVGPLIGGLFNKISPQAPFFFAAGISLIGTLCTLFLLKETNLTDKKTRLTFNSKFKFASLITTLKRPIIGTAIFTGFMLTMAQFTMIIGFQTFSVDILKITPATMGIFLASFGVCGIIAQLGVPLFTKIFPSKITILLLSSALCFAAMFISGFLTVLVPFAICLCVYGLFNGLRNPMLNAIIADNIDHAEQGKILGINQSYASVGQTLGPLTAGVAAAFSVHSVFILSSFYILVATLLCFRLKSKS
- a CDS encoding amino acid permease, translating into MKLFVKKSIQQLLASANEGEHTLKRTLGAGNLIALGIGAIIGAGLFVRTAAAAGGNAGSAVTISFIIAAIGCAFAGLCYAEFASIIPIAGSAYTYAYATMGEIIAWIIGWALILEYALGAATVSISWSEYANNLLGHRIPYEWCHSPMESIITNGVSHHGIINLPALLILLLLSALLIKGTQESATVNSVIVILKVAIVLVFIAIGWQFINPANHTPYMIPADAKPVKLPDGTMYSFSSFFTHGWGGVVRGAGIVFFAFIGFDAVSTAAQEAKNPKKDMPIGILGSLVICTILYVVFSWVLTGVAPYTDFMKAGKEASVAYAISHYMAGYAWLSTLVTVAILAGFSSVILVMLLGQSRVFYTMSTDGLLPKVFSDLHPKFSTPYKSNIILFIFVGLFAAFLPESVAGDLTSIGTLFAFVVVCVGVMILRKKDPNLVRPFKTPFVPLVPILGILICAGMIISLPGRTQLSALAWMVFGLIIYFAYSRKNSKLGTAGDILPTATDFEKK
- a CDS encoding type II toxin-antitoxin system VapC family toxin, with protein sequence MKHIFMDTNVVIDFLADRRPFSLQAAKIFNLAATGKTQIYISAVSYNNIYYVLRQSLTNKATIKLLEGLEELTEVADVSRDVIKKSLKTDFNDYEDAIQYYCALSIPKIDFIVTRNTKDFKKSSIPVLNPEEALALMSNV